The Lacipirellula parvula genome window below encodes:
- a CDS encoding glycerophosphodiester phosphodiesterase yields the protein MAVRFTLALGLGILSALAGSVGVVHAQNIVAHRGASFDAPENTVASMKLAFEQGADGVEADFYLSSDGEIVCIHDADTKRTAGVKHVIVKTPLAELRKLDVGAWKNEKYRGEKIPTFAEIAETIPAVKKFIIELKTGPEIVAPLKEALAKTKLKDDQILIICFNEKTVAECKKLLPNLKCHWLTGYKQNEKTGEWTPTLDEVVATLERSKADGLGTQGDMKHVDAEFIKELCDEGHCEFHVWTIDNPKVAKYYQKLKPWGITTNKPGFIREQLNAKSTKVPAAAAK from the coding sequence ATGGCGGTTCGTTTCACGCTTGCGCTTGGCTTGGGCATCCTGTCGGCTTTGGCCGGATCTGTTGGAGTCGTGCACGCGCAGAACATCGTGGCTCACCGCGGCGCGTCGTTCGATGCGCCCGAGAACACGGTCGCGTCGATGAAGCTGGCGTTCGAACAAGGCGCTGATGGCGTCGAGGCTGACTTCTACCTCTCTTCCGATGGCGAGATCGTTTGCATTCACGACGCCGACACCAAGCGGACGGCCGGCGTGAAGCACGTCATCGTGAAGACGCCGCTGGCTGAGTTGCGTAAGCTCGACGTTGGCGCCTGGAAAAATGAAAAGTACCGCGGCGAAAAGATTCCGACCTTCGCCGAGATCGCCGAGACGATCCCTGCCGTGAAGAAGTTTATCATCGAACTGAAGACGGGCCCGGAGATCGTCGCTCCGCTGAAGGAGGCGCTCGCGAAGACTAAGCTGAAGGACGATCAGATTCTCATCATCTGCTTCAACGAGAAGACGGTCGCCGAATGTAAGAAGCTACTACCGAATTTGAAGTGTCACTGGCTCACCGGCTACAAGCAGAACGAGAAGACGGGCGAGTGGACGCCGACGCTCGACGAGGTCGTCGCGACGCTCGAGCGGAGCAAGGCTGACGGCCTGGGCACGCAGGGGGACATGAAGCACGTCGACGCGGAGTTCATCAAGGAGCTCTGCGACGAGGGGCACTGCGAGTTCCACGTCTGGACGATCGACAATCCCAAGGTCGCCAAGTATTACCAGAAACTGAAGCCGTGGGGAATTACGACGAATAAGCCTGGTTTTATTCGCGAGCAGCTCAACGCGAAGTCGACGAAGGTTCCGGCCGCGGCGGCCAAGTGA
- a CDS encoding PQQ-binding-like beta-propeller repeat protein, with translation MTLKLIPLTAVLLAAPFAATALALDAANNQNWPQWRGPEMTGVAPNATPPLEWSAEKNVKWKTAIPGRGSASPIVWEDRVYVLTAVDTGKLPEGAETPKVDENVEQTAAQEPAAESNEGTGRLSDQSAPPEGEAPRERRFGGERGERGERGERGPGDGRGFGRGGPGGPGGPGGPGGGRGFGGFGRRDSGPRNIYKFNVLCLDRATGKILWEKTAREAAPHEGMHDTNSYASGSPATDGKFIYASFGSHGVYCYDLDGNKIWERDLGDMETRNGFGEGASPTIYGDTLLVPWDHEKDSHLFALDAKTGEVKWGIDREEPTTWVTPLVVEAAGKTQVILNGTNRSRSYDINNGDVIWECGGQVTNPISTAVVYDNLVYCMTGHRGSAVVAIPLDAKGDITDTDEVAWKTNQGAPYVPSPLIYGDKLYFTKGTNGVLSCLEAKTGEPIINQKRLAGVENVYASPVGADGKIYFTGRDGTTVVIPNTGELEILATNTVDEPVDASPAIAGNQIFIRGENHLFCIEE, from the coding sequence ATGACACTCAAACTCATTCCGCTCACCGCCGTTCTCCTGGCCGCTCCCTTCGCCGCCACGGCGCTCGCGCTCGATGCCGCCAACAACCAGAACTGGCCCCAATGGCGTGGCCCCGAAATGACCGGCGTCGCTCCCAACGCGACCCCGCCGCTGGAGTGGAGTGCCGAGAAGAACGTGAAGTGGAAGACGGCCATCCCCGGCCGCGGCAGCGCGAGCCCCATCGTTTGGGAAGATCGCGTCTACGTCCTCACCGCCGTCGACACCGGCAAGCTTCCTGAAGGCGCCGAAACGCCAAAGGTGGACGAGAACGTCGAACAAACCGCCGCCCAAGAACCTGCCGCCGAATCCAACGAAGGGACTGGTCGCTTGAGCGACCAGTCAGCCCCACCGGAAGGCGAAGCCCCCCGCGAACGCCGCTTCGGTGGCGAGCGCGGTGAACGAGGCGAGCGCGGAGAACGCGGCCCCGGCGACGGCCGAGGCTTCGGTCGCGGCGGACCCGGCGGGCCAGGCGGCCCCGGTGGACCGGGCGGCGGCCGTGGCTTCGGCGGTTTCGGCCGACGCGACAGCGGCCCGCGCAACATCTACAAATTCAACGTCCTCTGCCTCGATCGCGCTACGGGCAAAATCCTCTGGGAAAAGACCGCCCGCGAGGCCGCGCCGCATGAAGGGATGCACGACACCAACTCCTACGCCTCCGGCTCGCCGGCCACCGACGGCAAGTTCATCTACGCCTCGTTCGGCTCGCACGGCGTCTACTGTTACGACCTCGACGGCAACAAGATCTGGGAACGCGACCTCGGCGACATGGAAACTCGCAACGGCTTCGGCGAAGGCGCGTCGCCGACGATCTACGGCGACACGTTGCTCGTACCGTGGGACCACGAAAAAGATTCGCACCTCTTCGCCCTCGATGCGAAGACCGGCGAAGTGAAGTGGGGAATTGATCGCGAAGAACCAACCACCTGGGTGACGCCGCTCGTCGTCGAGGCCGCCGGCAAGACGCAAGTCATCCTCAATGGCACCAACCGCAGCCGCAGCTACGACATCAACAACGGCGACGTCATTTGGGAATGCGGCGGCCAAGTGACCAACCCCATCTCCACCGCCGTCGTTTACGACAATCTTGTCTACTGCATGACCGGCCATCGCGGCTCGGCGGTCGTCGCGATTCCGCTCGACGCCAAGGGCGACATCACCGACACCGACGAGGTCGCTTGGAAAACCAATCAAGGCGCCCCCTACGTGCCGTCGCCGCTCATCTACGGCGACAAGCTCTACTTCACCAAGGGAACCAACGGCGTCCTCTCGTGCCTCGAAGCGAAGACGGGCGAACCGATCATCAACCAGAAGCGGCTCGCCGGCGTCGAGAACGTTTACGCCTCCCCGGTCGGCGCCGACGGCAAGATCTATTTCACCGGCCGCGACGGCACGACGGTGGTCATCCCCAACACGGGCGAGCTAGAAATCCTCGCCACGAACACGGTTGACGAACCCGTCGACGCCTCGCCCGCGATCGCCGGCAACCAAATTTTCATCCGCGGCGAAAACCACCTGTTCTGCATCGAGGAATAA
- a CDS encoding PQQ-binding-like beta-propeller repeat protein, translating to MPRRLFITFALLTAHCAMIAAAHAEDPPSEHWPQWRGPHANGFSSTANPPLEWSPESNIKWKTPIPGRGSASPIIWGDRLFLLTAVDTGVQPELQDRGDEPRGSLEPTASDAAPHADAPPEDADAEPNIHKFEVICLDRHTGDLLWQRTAREAAPHEGMHATNSYASGSAVTDGNRLYASFGSHGIYCYDLDGKLLWEQDLGDMKTRLGFGEGASPAIHGETLVVPWDQEKNSRIFGLDAATGEVKWETPRDEPTGWATPVVVEAAGRTQAILNGYKRSRSYDLETGEVLWECGGQVSSAIPSTVIVDDLAVCMTGFQKSAVVAIPLDATGDVTDADRVAWKSTKGAPFVPSPLLYDGKLYFVKGNTGILSCLDARTGEPIINQKRLKGIGDVYASPVGAAGRIYVTARDGTTVVISDGDKVEILATNSVGEPVDASPALVGNDVYIRGEQHLFCIGAE from the coding sequence GTGCCGCGTCGCCTCTTCATCACGTTCGCACTCCTCACAGCGCACTGCGCGATGATCGCCGCCGCGCACGCCGAAGATCCGCCAAGCGAACACTGGCCCCAATGGCGCGGCCCCCACGCCAACGGCTTTTCTTCAACGGCGAACCCACCGCTCGAATGGTCGCCCGAATCAAACATCAAATGGAAAACGCCCATCCCCGGCCGCGGCAGCGCGAGTCCCATCATCTGGGGCGACCGGCTCTTCCTGCTCACCGCGGTCGATACTGGCGTTCAGCCTGAACTGCAAGACCGCGGGGATGAACCCCGCGGCTCGCTCGAACCTACAGCGTCAGACGCCGCCCCGCATGCCGATGCTCCTCCCGAGGACGCCGACGCCGAACCCAACATCCACAAGTTTGAAGTCATCTGCCTCGACCGCCACACCGGCGACCTCCTCTGGCAGCGCACCGCCCGCGAGGCCGCTCCGCACGAAGGGATGCACGCCACCAACAGCTACGCCTCCGGCTCCGCCGTCACCGATGGAAATCGACTCTACGCATCTTTTGGCTCCCACGGCATCTACTGCTACGACCTCGACGGCAAGCTGCTCTGGGAGCAAGACCTGGGCGACATGAAGACGCGTCTAGGCTTCGGCGAAGGGGCCTCGCCCGCGATCCACGGCGAGACGCTCGTCGTCCCGTGGGACCAAGAAAAGAACTCGCGCATCTTTGGCCTCGACGCCGCCACCGGCGAAGTGAAGTGGGAAACGCCGCGCGACGAACCGACCGGCTGGGCGACCCCCGTCGTCGTCGAAGCCGCCGGCCGCACCCAAGCGATTCTCAACGGCTACAAGCGGAGCCGCAGCTACGATCTGGAAACGGGCGAAGTGTTGTGGGAGTGCGGCGGGCAAGTGAGCAGCGCGATCCCGAGCACCGTCATCGTCGACGACCTTGCCGTTTGCATGACCGGGTTTCAGAAGTCAGCCGTCGTCGCCATCCCGCTCGACGCGACCGGCGACGTCACCGACGCTGATCGCGTCGCGTGGAAGTCGACGAAGGGCGCCCCGTTCGTTCCCTCGCCGCTCCTCTACGACGGCAAGCTTTACTTCGTGAAGGGGAACACCGGCATCCTCTCGTGCCTCGACGCCCGCACCGGCGAGCCGATCATCAACCAGAAGCGTCTCAAGGGCATCGGCGACGTTTACGCGTCACCCGTCGGCGCCGCGGGCCGTATTTACGTCACCGCCCGCGATGGCACGACGGTCGTCATCAGCGATGGCGACAAGGTGGAAATCTTAGCTACCAACTCCGTCGGCGAACCAGTCGACGCCTCCCCCGCGCTCGTCGGCAACGACGTCTACATCCGCGGCGAGCAGCACCTCTTCTGCATCGGCGCCGAGTAG